The genomic window ACTGAAACGCCTCTGCTCGAGGATTTCCTGTCCCCATGTTAGAGAGCGGGAACTGAGCAGAAAGGCAGGACGGGTACTGATGATGCCCGACCTCctgccccacctacctcccagagcgcgccgcccccccccacactctaaCCTACTAGACCCCAGTTCCCCCCCAGAGTCagagatggaacccaggagtcccagctcagagcccccacCCCATTCTAATCACTAGACCCTACTCTCCCCATGGCCAGGGGGTGACATCACCCCCCATAAGAGATGGCATCACCAAGGAGGGGGGATGACATCACCCACCCACCTAGGGGTGAGGGGGCACGTactggggtgggagtgggttGACATCACCCCCCCCCATGGTGGGCACgctaaggggggagggagggagtgacttgacagcacccccccccacagacccctAGCGGTGGGGCGCAAGCTGAAGGGGGGAGTTGACttgacatccccccccccccattggccACGTTGAGGCCAGGCTCCCACGCCTCACAGCCCGCCCTTGGCCAAAGCGGGAAGGACCCGGATGTATGTGGCCAAGGCTCTGCGCCCTCCTCAGGCACGTGCGGCCCCGCCCTTCGGGCAGGCAGCGCGCGCTCGAACCGTTGaaggggaacggggggggggatgCGGGGGGGAAGGAGCGGGCGCGAGGAGAGATACTTACGGTTGATTGGCTGCCGCTCCCGCGCGCTACTGCGGCTGCCGCCCCCTCGCAGGAACTTCATCAGCGCCCGCCACAGCCGCGATTGGCCCGCCTCCTCCGGTACGTCATTGCCAGGcaccgcctcctcctcccccgcctcctcTTCCCGCCGGCCAATCCGCTTCCAGAGCTCGGGGTCgacggggggcagggccaggcggTGCCGGCTGCCGCTGCTCCTGCTCCGCCTCCTCGTCCCCgcctcccagcccctgccgcGCACgcgcagggaggtgggggtgcgGCAGAAGGGGCACGTGACCGCTTCCCAGCTCTGGTCGCGCGCCAGGCGGCAGAGGCAAGCGGTGCAGAGCGCGtggtggcagggggcggggcggcgCCAAGCGCCGTGCGCGGGCCCGAGGCGGCGCGGGGCGCGCGCCCCGCGGTCGTAGGGCAGGTAGCAGATGCCACACTCCAGCTCGGCGGCGGCGCCCCCCTCCGCGTGCGCGTCCATGGCTCGCGTGTCCGCTGGCGGCCGCCGTACCCGAGGGGGGAAGGGgccgcgcgcgcgcgcacgcgcACAAACTTTGTTCTCTCGCCTAACGGCTTCCCCCCGCGGGCCGGCGGCGGTTATATAGCCGGCCTGGCCACGCCCCcggcctgg from Natator depressus isolate rNatDep1 chromosome 28, rNatDep2.hap1, whole genome shotgun sequence includes these protein-coding regions:
- the RNF227 gene encoding RING finger protein 227: MDAHAEGGAAAELECGICYLPYDRGARAPRRLGPAHGAWRRPAPCHHALCTACLCRLARDQSWEAVTCPFCRTPTSLRVRGRGWEAGTRRRSRSSGSRHRLALPPVDPELWKRIGRREEEAGEEEAVPGNDVPEEAGQSRLWRALMKFLRGGGSRSSARERQPINPYCPEMKDLALMNCYIM